One genomic segment of Bombyx mori chromosome W, ASM3026992v2 includes these proteins:
- the LOC134201810 gene encoding uncharacterized protein LOC134201810 has translation MSRGLKGKSLPYIDSDPDYELSKAKKQRTNKPNKPNMDYAIIENPQNDDEHFDNIYRTSTIVGGKYPHLMNTNKEIALENTKINDAGLPKFCIPYEQPKFKLPYNPVVALREKYKINPNVKITQTKFKDPKKSNELPLNCTVLQNDAINLSAGKSANENLSVNALNLTKTKDAETITDDNIIVNEEKNFIASLRASNITISSLSSLLANKDSDVNNNSKIQRNYEDTSETIDLLDDDDDGGTPNINPNVLKILEDQSEANKSFIGLLLKILTKGHIIVANEVESMPTEIILEKLNLAGIDVLKLIELLKVCLQEYLESKNKTRQQPLVANKSTETVPNIEIRTILNPPTFQLTTSVNDGGYSSSVSTQTNEPALQVQLKSVSQPHCPSQDVHSIICRPNQQYNYSQQTNQNTNTVQQPSQIVAPR, from the coding sequence atgtcTAGAGGACTTAAAGGGAAATCCCTTCCATACATAGACAGTGATCCCGATTATGAACTATCGAAAGCTAAGAAACAGCGAACCAATAAACCGAATAAACCAAACATGGATTATGCTATCATAGAAAATCCACAAAATGATGATGAACATTTTGACAATATTTATCGCACAAGTACAATCGTTGGCGGTAAATATCCACATCTTATGAACACCAATAAAGAAATAGCACTAGAAAATACCAAAATCAACGACGCCGGCTTACCAAAATTTTGCATACCTTATGAACAACCCAAATTTAAACTGCCATATAATCCAGTAGTAGCACTGagagaaaaatacaaaataaatccaAATGTTAAAATCACGCAAACTAAATTTAAAGACCCGAAAAAGTCTAACGAACTGCCTTTAAATTGTACTGTTTTACAAAATGATGCCATTAATTTATCGGCAGGGAAAAGTGCTAATGAAAATTTAAGTGTTAACGcacttaatttaacaaaaaccaaAGATGCTGAAACCATCACCGATGacaatattattgtaaatgaaGAGAAAAACTTTATCGCATCTCTAAGGGCCAGCAATATAACGATATCAAGTTTATCTTCGTTATTGGCCAACAAAGATAGTGATGTCAATAATAACTCTAAAATTCAAAGAAACTATGAAGATACTTCAGAAACTATTGATTTACTGGACGATGATGATGACGGCGGTACACCTAACATTAATCCTAATGTATTGAAAATCTTAGAAGATCAGAGCGAAGCAAACAAAAGCTTTATCGGGCTTTTactgaaaattttaacaaaGGGTCACATTATAGTAGCGAACGAAGTAGAGAGTATGCCCACAGAAATCATTCTGGAAAAACTTAATTTAGCAGGAATCGATGTACTGAAACTTATAGAGCTATTAAAAGTATGCCTCCAGGAGTATTTGGAgtcaaaaaataaaacccgtCAGCAGCCGCTTGTTGCAAATAAATCAACAGAGACTGTTCCAAATATTGAAATAAGAACAATTCTAAACCCCCCGACTTTCCAACTTACGACATCAGTAAACGATGGTGGCTATTCATCTTCTGTTAGTACGCAGACAAACGAACCTGCTCTACAAGTTCAGCTCAAGAGCGTCTCCCAGCCGCACTGTCCTTCACAAGACGTGCATTCAATAATTTGTCGACCTAACCAACAATATAATTACTCGCAGCAAACAAATCAAAACACCAATACCGTACAACAACCATCTCAGATCGTTGCACCACGTTAG